In the genome of Danio rerio strain Tuebingen ecotype United States chromosome 23, GRCz12tu, whole genome shotgun sequence, one region contains:
- the zgc:153012 gene encoding uncharacterized protein LOC777626 encodes MSGGKKRSGFQITSVTSDYNQSSAESHPVELLSPGTQRATPPSARNPAHGRGSESQTTSPTQFISNGLSLRQSPALQTQQSCSQPTTPVTARKQNSLDAGGSRFRVVRLDQGPGEPYRRGRWTCVDVMEREVEERGLRRVIDSMRHAHSLESLETVGLGGAEGAVGGARLKPLAVHPGHMVHSQGTTHLLSQCRTEYAHSGPPSPTYNHTLYDTQPITGDVVQLEKSPEEGKGRRKCVQY; translated from the coding sequence ATGAGTGGAGGAAAGAAACGCAGCGGATTTCAGATCACCAGCGTCACCTCGGATTACAATCAGAGTTCTGCGGAGAGCCATCCTGTGGAGCTCCTCAGCCCTGGGACTCAAAGAGCCACGCCCCCTTCTGCCAGAAACCCCGCCCATGGGCGGGGCTCTGAAAGCCAGACCACATCCCCGACTCAGTTTATATCCAATGGGCTGTCACTACGGCAAAGCCCCGCCCTCCAGACGCAGCAGAGCTGCAGTCAGCCGACCACTCCTGTCACGGCGCGGAAGCAGAACTCGTTGGATGCGGGTGGCTCGCGGTTCCGCGTGGTGCGTTTGGACCAGGGGCCGGGCGAGCCATACAGACGTGGCCGCTGGACGTGTGTGGATGTGATGGAGAGGGAGGTGGAGGAGCGAGGGCTGCGCCGTGTGATTGACAGCATGAGACACGCCCACTCGCTGGAGTCATTGGAGACTGTGGGACTGGGAGGAGCTGAAGGAGCAGTAGGCGGAGCCAGATTAAAGCCCCTAGCGGTGCACCCAGGTCACATGGTACACTCGCAGGGCACCACCCACCTGCTCAGCCAATGCCGGACAGAATACGCTCACAGTGGCCCGCCCTCACCCACATACAACCATACGCTGTATGACACACAGCCAATCAC